TTGGTGATTGATACGGATTGTTTTGTATATTTCCTTGCTCATTCAAGGGTTGGAAATTGGGGTTTCTATTGCATTTTGTCAACTCTGAGTTTGAATCTGATAATCAGGGATGAAGAAAGTGCTCTTTCATTGTTGTAATACTTGTCTTTTTAGAAGATTCTGAATAGGTGGCACACATAATTTGATTCAGCGGAGTGAAATTGATACATTGCTGATGTGTTTTTATGTAGAGGACGGAACATATGCTATGAAAAAGGTCCTCATCAAGAGCAATGAGCAGCTGGAGTTGGTCAGGGAGGAGATCCGTGTTTCCTCACTGTTCAACCACCCAAATCTGCTCCCGCTTCTCGATCATGCAATCATTTCTGTCAAGGTAAGTAGTTACAGCAGCAGTCAACACCCGTTCCTCTCCgaatcatatcaaaaacataaattcatcaaaacaagaaaatggtTTGTTTATTCAACCTCCATATTTGTTCTTTAGCTTTGGCTATGTAATTGGATTTATGTCCTGAAGTTGAAAACATGCTATCTGCTGGGTTTGGAATTCAGCAGTTTCCAGATACTATGTATGAAGGCTGTAGAATCCAATGCCTTCTAGGGGATACCTTCTACGGGCACTTGAACTATGCCTTGACAAAAAAAGCATTCAGCAGCCAGTATTTGGTGTTTTATTTTAACCGGTTTAAACTGAAAGTAATTCACCTTTCCTATGTGCACTTTGAATGGAAAAAGGACGGGTATCTGATTTTTCTTGTGGATGCTCAACAAAAATTCTTTTGAGATATGTGATTGCGAAGGGATTAGAATGAGACTCTCAAAGCTTGTCAATATAATGGGATAGAGATATGTACCAAGTGAGATCCTGCATATCATGGCAAAGTTGATTCTAGTCTATTATTCAACCTTTTAAAATTGGATTATTTCGATAAGAATTGCTTCTTGCTTATGGTATTATGTCTTTGAAAACATAATGTCACTACTAATGGTGCTATTTTACAAGGACCTCTATCTATTGCTGCTACAAGATCTGGTTTTCCAAACTTGGTTGGAATTATGTATAAATTGTGTGGTATGAAGTGGCATTGCTAGTGTAGTTTCTTAATTgttctaagttatttttctaAGTTGATAAGTGATAATTTTACTACATGGGAATGAAAATGATGTGTGAATTGCAACTTAATTGTTCCTTCCCTTGTTACAGTTGTTGTGCTTTTATATTTATGTTGAACATGGCCCTTCTGTTGGCAGCCTACTCCACAAAAATCTTGGAACCACGAGGCATACTTGTTATTTCCACTTCATTTGGATGGAACACTGCTAGATAATACCAAGACAATGCAAGCCAGGAAGGAATCCTTTCCTACCTCGGATGTTCTTCAAATCTTTCGACAGGTAAAAGAACTTTCTTCTGTCATGTAATTGTCTTATTATAACCAGGGatcaggtatctcaagcatcaTAGTTGCAATTCAAGATTTTCAGCACAtgatactttttattttttttggataaaaaCATATGTTACTTGTTTGACATCTATTGTATCCTTTTCTCATTGTCATGAATTTCGTATATGTATTTACCTAGTAATTCTTTGGAATAGGTTATTTTCTCTGTTAAGAATCAAATTGAAGGATAAAATGGACATCTCTGGCCTATACTGCTTTTATACTACTTTTACGTTTAGAATCTAAGTAGCAacctttcttttttaaaatataaaaaataaaaaataaaaatattagtttgATTCAATATACACTTCTTTATATTCTAGAGTTCTTTAGTACTCTAAACTGACAAAAGTTTGATTTCTTCTGAAATCCTTTTAGCCCTGACAAATCAACTCAACAGCTTTGTGCAGGACTCAAGCATATGCATGGTTTAGATACTCCATATGCTCATAATGATGTCAAACCTGGTAATGTTCTCATAACACATAGAAAAGGACAATCGCCTCTTGCCATACTCATGGATTTTGGCAGTGCTCGTCCTGCCAGGAAGCACATTGGTTCCAGATCAGAGGCACTCCAGTTGCAGGTGCTTTGTTCagcccccttttttttttctctctaaatttttttataaatgaaaTTCATGCATTGTGCTAGCCACATATTAGatttattgatttattgatGCTTTTGCCCCATTTATAGTTTGTGAGCTTGTATTTCCTAATATTGTAGAAAGTAGGCTTATATGCATCAGCAGGCTAGTGTGAGATCATTTTGATTTTGTTATTCCACATAATAGCTTCTATTTCATTTGTAAATACTCAATTGCTTATCTACATTCTCATTCGGGTTTTACATGTATGGGAGGATTGTGTTTCAATTTCAGTCATCTGACCTTctctttttcctattttttgTCTTCCTATGTAGGAATGGGCAGCTGAACACTGTTCTGCCCCTTTCCGAGCTCCGGAGCTGTGGGAATGCCCAAGCCAAGGTGATATAGATGAGAGGACTGACGTTTGGTCACTAGGATGCACATTATATGCAATAATGTGAgaattgatttttcttttgtaCGTGTTTAAGCTTTATGTTTAATACTTTTTACAATTTTGCTGCCTTAATGGCATTACACCATGCATCTGTTGATGTACTTGAGTTATGCTTATGCAACCCCACGTCTCTATTGACAGTGAATATTAAAGAACAAACTCATGTGCAAGCCATCTGTGCATAGATTATTGATTTGGGCAATGCtcatgatcaaaagatagaaacACATGAAGTGAAACCTGCTGGCTCTGCACTttagttttgttttgttttgctaTCCAAGGGTTGTTCCTTGACATTAACCATTGATTTGGCACTCCACCGAAGTCAAATGGCAGAGTTGTTTATTGTAATGAGAAAATAAATGCGTTAATTTGTAAGATAATACAGTGTAATAATTATTATCACTTGATTGATTTTTGCAGGTATGGGGTATCTCCATTTGAATATGCACTTGATGAGCCTGATGGAGACCTCCGATCAGCTGTTTTAAATGCTAAAATCAAATGGCCAACTGAACGTAAGTCTCAATATCCAGACGCTCTTCATCAGTTTGTATCATGGATGCTTCAGCCCCAGATTGCTGTGCGGCCCCGGATAGATGACATTGTTATTCATGTTGATAAGTTGATTGCAAAGTTCTCTGGTTGAGTTACTTTGGGAGAGATTTAAGAGAACAGTTGAGGCATACACATTGCAGTTGTTAAAATTTCATGTGCCTTCCCTATCTATTGAGATAGATAGAAAAGGAATAGTTCCCTGCCTTAGTTTTTATGTGTATCTTTACATTTTTTTTGTGGTAGTCTAGGTAGTTGGGCATTGGGCTTAATTATTATTTCAGTAATTTATACATAATTTTGTCTATTGTAATTTATGAAATGGCCAGTCTCCCTGTAATCTTCTTCAGGATTCATGCGCATAAATGGCATATggtttatttacttatttattgatgtgttattttcatttttagcTCCATATTTTCGCTCACCTAGTCACTTTCCCAATATCCGGACGAGTCAACGGTCGAGTCTGTGTTTAACAGCTTTATTGTGGCTCTAATAAGGGACTTATACTAGCCTATAGCTATGGAGTATGGACTATGGTGCTTATATTTGAAAGAGATGTCCTCTCGTTCATTTccaatcttttttttattattattgtttgtaTTATTGGAAGGCAAAGACTATCGTGTCGAAACTCAAATTGTTCCTCATGTGTAGAAATGTGCTGATAAGAGCTTATGTTGACATATGGTATTTTATAATCATATTTATTTGGTATAACAGCTTTGCAGGAGATGGCAGGAGGTGCAAATTACCTTTTAGTGGGACCCTCCATCGAGAAACGATAATTAAGTATATTAATCATAAACACTCGTTAATGCCTTATGTAAGAAATGAATTGTATGTTGTTTCATGTATAT
Above is a genomic segment from Arachis stenosperma cultivar V10309 chromosome 1, arast.V10309.gnm1.PFL2, whole genome shotgun sequence containing:
- the LOC130968265 gene encoding uncharacterized protein LOC130968265, yielding MGCSFSGLNALYDSVNGGGDVWINENRFRIVRQLGEGGNAYVFLVKDVPADNVSGGFSSKLKQSSHISEDGTYAMKKVLIKSNEQLELVREEIRVSSLFNHPNLLPLLDHAIISVKPTPQKSWNHEAYLLFPLHLDGTLLDNTKTMQARKESFPTSDVLQIFRQLCAGLKHMHGLDTPYAHNDVKPGNVLITHRKGQSPLAILMDFGSARPARKHIGSRSEALQLQEWAAEHCSAPFRAPELWECPSQGDIDERTDVWSLGCTLYAIMYGVSPFEYALDEPDGDLRSAVLNAKIKWPTERKSQYPDALHQFVSWMLQPQIAVRPRIDDIVIHVDKLIAKFSG